The Candidatus Methylomirabilis limnetica DNA window GCGCAGGGACGGCTCTCCCATCGAGGTAGGGGTGCATGCCACCCGGGCAACCCACCAAGGCCGGCCTGCAATCATCGGGCTGATGCAGGATATCTCCGAGAAGAGCCGCGCCGAGGAGCAGATCAAGCGCTATGTCGAGCAACTGGAAACCGCGTTCATGAGCACCGTGAACGTGGCGACCACCTTGAGCGAAATGCGCGATCCCTACACCGCCGGCCACGAGCGCCGCGTGGCACAGATCGCCGTTGCCATCGGCGCCGAACTTGGGTTCGATGCGCGCCGGCAGGAGGGGCTACGAGTCGCGGGCCACCTGCACGACATCGGCAAGATCACCGTTCCATTGGAGATTCTCAGCAAACCCGGGAAGCTGACCGCGATCGAATACCAGTTGGTCCAGGGCCATGCGCAGGCGAGCTACGACGTGCTGAAGGACGTGAAGTTTCCCTGGCCGGTGGCCGATGTAGCGCTGCAGCACCACGAGCGCAGCGACGGCAGCGGCTACCCGCAGGGGCTCAAGGGCGACGCGATCTTGCTCGAAGCGCGCATCATGGCGGTGGCCGACGGGGTCGAGGCGATTTCCTCGCATCGGCCCTACCGCCCGGGGCTCGGGATCGACAAAGCGCTCGCCGAGATCGAGTGCGGGCGCGGAACCGCCTACGACCCAGCCGTCACCGATGCCTGCCTGAAGCTATTCCGGGAAAAGGGCTACGTAATTTCTGCGTAGTCCCTGGCGACAGTGGAGGTGCGTGAGTGTCTGCGCGGCATTAATCGACCAAAGACTTCTTCCGGCAGATGCCGAATGCCTTGCTCGCCCGCTACTTT harbors:
- a CDS encoding HD domain-containing phosphohydrolase; this encodes MNEAKKTARILVVDDDERNRRLLIAMLEAEGYTVQEAVDGERALELVRQSPPDIILLDIMLPGIDGYDLARLLKANAATQAIPIIMVTALDDRASRLRGLEAGAEEFVTKPVDRNELRVRVHNLLRLKEFSDFLADHNRILEERVMERTASLHESEQQFRGLVEQSITGIFIIQDDKFTYVNPRFAEIFGYESAEELIGRHRLIMVPEADRGAVTERIRRQFERDPSVGYEFSAVRRDGSPIEVGVHATRATHQGRPAIIGLMQDISEKSRAEEQIKRYVEQLETAFMSTVNVATTLSEMRDPYTAGHERRVAQIAVAIGAELGFDARRQEGLRVAGHLHDIGKITVPLEILSKPGKLTAIEYQLVQGHAQASYDVLKDVKFPWPVADVALQHHERSDGSGYPQGLKGDAILLEARIMAVADGVEAISSHRPYRPGLGIDKALAEIECGRGTAYDPAVTDACLKLFREKGYVISA